The following are from one region of the Hevea brasiliensis isolate MT/VB/25A 57/8 unplaced genomic scaffold, ASM3005281v1 Scaf66, whole genome shotgun sequence genome:
- the LOC110645735 gene encoding protein CHUP1, chloroplastic-like isoform X2, with the protein MVLSPGCRHGGEKDGYLLPEFNDLVKEFDCTTINTGISTKKDLETPRSYVGTSRAIKNVENDDYEQEIRDLNATVRMLQEREKNLEVQLLEFYGLKEQETAMIELQNRLRINNIEAKLFNLKIESLQADNQRLQAQVADHAKIIADLDAAKAKIKLLRKMLRSESEQNKEQILTLQKRVTRLQEQELKAAATDSEIQLKLQKLKDLEAKAQELRESNFRLHIENSELAHQLESTQILVNSVLEDPETAELREHSNRLRQENGDLAKQVEQLQAGRCTAVEALVYHRWMNACLRYELRNFQPPHGKTVARDLSKSLSPESEVKAKQLILEYANTEGMGEKGIDIMDFLSDQWSSSHTSSTLDPSDFDDSSVSPKNNNSSKIKIFNKLKRLIRGKDNQHCNHGSSACKTGRTEDSDSPLGSSSISTATDTASDQQSNRVQSLSSQLSWHSSRPSVDIRVSVCAQQRMC; encoded by the exons ATGGTTCTTTCTCCAGGCTGTAGACATGGTGGGGAAAAAGATGGGTATCTCTTGCCCGAATTTAATGATCTCGTGAAGGAATTTGACTGCACTACCATTAACACTGGGATATCTACGAAGAAGGACCTAGAAACACCTAGGTCATACGTGGGAACTTCAAGAGCAATTAAAAATGTGGAAAATGATGACTATGAGCAAGAAATCAGAGATCTGAATGCCACGGTAAGAATGCTTCAAGAAAGGGAGAAGAACCTTGAGGTCCAATTGCTTGAGTTTTATGGCCTCAAAGAGCAAGAAACTGCCATGATAGAGCTGCAGAACCGTTTGAGAATAAACAATATTGAAGCTAAGCTTTTCAATCTCAAGATTGAGTCCTTACAGGCAGATAACCAAAGACTACAGGCACAAGTGGCTGATCATGCAAAAATCATTGCTGATCTCGATGCCGCAAaagcaaaaattaaattattgaggAAGATGCTAAGGTCTGAATCTGAGCAGAACAAGGAACAGATCTTAACCCTTCAGAAAAGAGTAACTAGGTTGCAAGAGCAGGAACTCAAGGCTGCTGCAACTGATTCGGAGATTCAATTAAAGTTACAAAAGCTGAAGGATCTGGAGGCCAAGGCACAGGAGTTAAGGGAGTCTAACTTTAGATTGCATATAGAAAATTCTGAATTGGCTCATCAGTTGGAGTCCACTCAAATTCTTGTAAATTCTGTTCTTGAAGATCCTGAG ACAGCAGAACTAAGAGAACATAGCAACCGACTAAGACAGGAAAATGGAGACTTGGCAAAGCAAGTTGAGCAACTTCAAGCAGGCCGATGTACTGCTGTTGAAGCATTAGTCTATCACCGATGGATGAATGCTTGCTTGAGATATGAGTTGCGCAATTTTCAGCCTCCACATGGAAAAACAGTTGCAAGAGACCTAAGCAAATCCCTCAGTCCAGAGTCTGAGGTGAAAGCAAAACAGCTAATACTTGAATATGCAAATACTGAAGGGATGGGGGAGAAGGGAATTGACATCATGGATTTTCTGTCTGACCAGTGGTCTTCCTCTCACACTTCCTCTACTCTAGACCCATCGGACTTTGATGATTCTTCAGTTTCACCGAAAAACAACAACTCGagcaaaatcaaaattttcaacaaGCTAAAGAGACTTATTCGGGGAAAAGACAATCAGCATTGTAATCATGGTTCATCAGCATGCAAAACTGGACGAACAGAAGATTCTGATTCTCCACTTGGCAGTTCAAGTATTTCAACAGCAACTGATACTGCAAGTGATCAGCAATCTAATAGAGTACAAAGTCTGTCTTCACAATTGTCTTGGCACTCATCTAGACCTTCTGTAGATATCCGTGTTAGTGTATGTGCGCAGCAGCGAATGTGTTAA
- the LOC110645735 gene encoding protein CHUP1, chloroplastic-like isoform X1 codes for MVKEKNDIRPVLVKLGVALALSFAGFLYSRIKCRRHTCSKPPRSPLPPVHLSEVDGGGRAAMKKTHSSGSIEPGSAESHEDTRIVKIAADNPMVLSPGCRHGGEKDGYLLPEFNDLVKEFDCTTINTGISTKKDLETPRSYVGTSRAIKNVENDDYEQEIRDLNATVRMLQEREKNLEVQLLEFYGLKEQETAMIELQNRLRINNIEAKLFNLKIESLQADNQRLQAQVADHAKIIADLDAAKAKIKLLRKMLRSESEQNKEQILTLQKRVTRLQEQELKAAATDSEIQLKLQKLKDLEAKAQELRESNFRLHIENSELAHQLESTQILVNSVLEDPETAELREHSNRLRQENGDLAKQVEQLQAGRCTAVEALVYHRWMNACLRYELRNFQPPHGKTVARDLSKSLSPESEVKAKQLILEYANTEGMGEKGIDIMDFLSDQWSSSHTSSTLDPSDFDDSSVSPKNNNSSKIKIFNKLKRLIRGKDNQHCNHGSSACKTGRTEDSDSPLGSSSISTATDTASDQQSNRVQSLSSQLSWHSSRPSVDIRVSVCAQQRMC; via the exons ATGGTGAAAGAAAAGAACGATATTAGGCCTGTTTTAGTGAAATTGGGGGTGGCTTTAGCTCTTTCTTTTGCTGGATTTCTGTATTCTCGCATAAAATGCAGAAGACATACATGCTCCAAGCCTCCTCGCTCCCCACTCCCTCCAG TTCATTTAAGTGAAGTTGATGGAGGAGGAAGAGCTGCAATGAAGAAAACGCACAGCTCAGGCAGCATCGAGCCAGGTTCAGCAGAAAGCCAT GAAGATACACGCATAGTCAAGATTGCTGCTGATAACCCTATGGTTCTTTCTCCAGGCTGTAGACATGGTGGGGAAAAAGATGGGTATCTCTTGCCCGAATTTAATGATCTCGTGAAGGAATTTGACTGCACTACCATTAACACTGGGATATCTACGAAGAAGGACCTAGAAACACCTAGGTCATACGTGGGAACTTCAAGAGCAATTAAAAATGTGGAAAATGATGACTATGAGCAAGAAATCAGAGATCTGAATGCCACGGTAAGAATGCTTCAAGAAAGGGAGAAGAACCTTGAGGTCCAATTGCTTGAGTTTTATGGCCTCAAAGAGCAAGAAACTGCCATGATAGAGCTGCAGAACCGTTTGAGAATAAACAATATTGAAGCTAAGCTTTTCAATCTCAAGATTGAGTCCTTACAGGCAGATAACCAAAGACTACAGGCACAAGTGGCTGATCATGCAAAAATCATTGCTGATCTCGATGCCGCAAaagcaaaaattaaattattgaggAAGATGCTAAGGTCTGAATCTGAGCAGAACAAGGAACAGATCTTAACCCTTCAGAAAAGAGTAACTAGGTTGCAAGAGCAGGAACTCAAGGCTGCTGCAACTGATTCGGAGATTCAATTAAAGTTACAAAAGCTGAAGGATCTGGAGGCCAAGGCACAGGAGTTAAGGGAGTCTAACTTTAGATTGCATATAGAAAATTCTGAATTGGCTCATCAGTTGGAGTCCACTCAAATTCTTGTAAATTCTGTTCTTGAAGATCCTGAG ACAGCAGAACTAAGAGAACATAGCAACCGACTAAGACAGGAAAATGGAGACTTGGCAAAGCAAGTTGAGCAACTTCAAGCAGGCCGATGTACTGCTGTTGAAGCATTAGTCTATCACCGATGGATGAATGCTTGCTTGAGATATGAGTTGCGCAATTTTCAGCCTCCACATGGAAAAACAGTTGCAAGAGACCTAAGCAAATCCCTCAGTCCAGAGTCTGAGGTGAAAGCAAAACAGCTAATACTTGAATATGCAAATACTGAAGGGATGGGGGAGAAGGGAATTGACATCATGGATTTTCTGTCTGACCAGTGGTCTTCCTCTCACACTTCCTCTACTCTAGACCCATCGGACTTTGATGATTCTTCAGTTTCACCGAAAAACAACAACTCGagcaaaatcaaaattttcaacaaGCTAAAGAGACTTATTCGGGGAAAAGACAATCAGCATTGTAATCATGGTTCATCAGCATGCAAAACTGGACGAACAGAAGATTCTGATTCTCCACTTGGCAGTTCAAGTATTTCAACAGCAACTGATACTGCAAGTGATCAGCAATCTAATAGAGTACAAAGTCTGTCTTCACAATTGTCTTGGCACTCATCTAGACCTTCTGTAGATATCCGTGTTAGTGTATGTGCGCAGCAGCGAATGTGTTAA
- the LOC110645730 gene encoding uncharacterized protein LOC110645730 isoform X1, protein MQILDMKAVRSCCTHKHFFFLNPTRTLRPFSLHHRQFHPTSHRFCAGESALGSHSSITDSDSGETRNGNGTESARQVWSIYGSVSSSINKGDEQEFKPGLSNFSTEFVGTDVERTYGCARKGNLSEGDSVHLDLESSDEEINNLSKENIYSGLKTEKLSDRDKIRMGLVHYSHENEDFLNEKRYGGLKKTDLLKEVGAGKIVGSRKKGKSKIIYVCENCGYEDGQWWGICRECRLAGTMKQFIERDVGSAGKVSGMGVSENAVRSWLPQKVGDAQPLKLKDVNQKMDQLNWRIPLPGLFGSEVARVLGGGLVPGSLILVGGDPGVGKSTLLLQIAAIIAEGQDIGKQTPVVYVSGEESIEQIVNRADRIRIGVEEIFLYSSTDIEDILGKIQPLFPRALIIDSIQTVYIQGVTGSAGGLSQVKECTSALLRFAKKTKIPVLLIGHVTKSGDIAGPRVLEHIVDVVLYLEGEKHSTHRLLRPVKNRFGSTDELGVFEMSQSGLQAVSNPSEIFLSEQYLGSEILVGLAVAVIMDGSRSFLLEIQALCATGSSVSRHVNGVQASRADMIISVLKKQAGLMLQENSIFLNVVSGVTLTETAGDLAIAAAICSSFLEFPIPNNVAFIGEIGLGGELRTVPRMEKRVNTVAKLGYKMCIVPKSAEKYLSTVGFEGLKVIGCSNLRQVIDTVFTRQN, encoded by the exons ATGCAAATCCTTGACATGAAAGCCGTAAGGTCATGCTGCACACACAAACACTTTTTCTTCTTAAACCCCACAAGAACCCTCAGGCCTTTCTCCCTGCATCACCGTCAATTCCATCCCACCTCCCATCGTTTCTGCGCCGGAGAGTCCGCTCTTGGTTCCCACTCCTCCATAACCGACTCTGATTCTGGCGAGACAAGGAACGGTAATGGTACTGAGAGTGCCCGTCAAGTTTGGAGTATTTATGGTTCAGTCTCGTCGAGCATAAATAAGGGCGATGAGCAAGAATTCAAGCCTGGATTGTCAAATTTCTCAACGGAATTTGTGGGTACCGATGTAGAGAGGACTTATGGGTGCGCGAGAAAGGGAAATTTGAGTGAAGGGGACAGTGTTCATTTGGACTTGGAGAGTTCTGACGAAGAAATAAACAATTTATCGAAGGAAAACATTTATAGCGGTTTGAAGACAGAGAAATTGAGTGATAGAGACAAAATCCGGATGGGGTTAGTGCATTATAGTCATGAAAATGAGGATTTTCTGAACGAAAAGAGGTATGGGGGTTTGAAGAAGACCGATTTGCTCAAGGAAGTGGGAGCTGGGAAGATAGTTGGGAGTAGAAAGAAGGGAAAGAGTAAAATTATTTATGTTTGCGAGAATTGTGGGTATGAAGATGGGCAATGGTGGGGAATCTGTCGAGAATGTCGCCTGGCAGGAACAATGAAGCAGTTTATAGAAAGGGATGTTGGGAGTGCGGGTAAAGTAAGTGGGATGGGGGTTTCTGAAAATGCAGTGCGGTCTTGGCTACCACAGAAAGTTGGTGACGCACAACCGTTGAAGTTGAAAGATGTGAACCAGAAGATGGATCAGTTGAATTGGAGGATTCCTTT GCCTGGACTCTTTGGAAGTGAAGTTGCTAGGGTACTTGGTGGTGGTCTTGTTCCAG GTTCTTTGATTTTGGTTGGTGGTGATCCTGGTGTTGGCAAGAGCACCCTGTTATTGCAG ATTGCTGCAATAATTGCTGAAGGACAAGACATAGGCAAACAAACTCCAGTTGTGTATGTCTCTGGAGAAGAG AGTATTGAGCAAATTGTTAACAGGGCCGACCGCATAAGGATTGGAGTGGAAGAAATATTTTTGTATTCAAGTACTgatattgag GACATATTAGGGAAAATTCAGCCTCTATTCCCCCGTGCTCTAATTATTGATTCAATTCAAACAGTTTATATACAAGGAGTCACTGGAAGTGCTGGAGGATTGTCTCAG GTTAAGGAATGCACATCAGCTTTGCTGCGTTTTGCCAAGAAGACAAAAATACCAGTTCTTTTG atTGGACATGTGACCAAATCTGGAGATATAGCAGGGCCTCGGGTCTTGGAGCACATCGTTGATGTTGTTTTATATTTGGAA GGTGAGAAGCATTCAACTCATCGCTTACTTCGGCCTGTGAAGAATCGCTTTGGATCTACTGATGAG CTTGGAGTATTTGAAATGTCACAATCAGGTCTGCAAGCTGTTTCAAATCCAAGTGAGATATTCTTAAGTGAGCAGTACTTGGGTTCAGAGATTTTAGTTGGGCTAGCTGTTGCAGTAATAATGGATGGATCTCGAAGTTTCCTTCTTGAAattcag GCTTTATGTGCCACTGGTTCATCAGTTTCAAGGCATGTTAATGGGGTACAAGCTAGCAGAGCTGACATGATTATATCA GTTCTTAAGAAGCAAGCTGGTTTAATGCTCCAAGAGAAC AGTATCTTTTTAAATGTTGTTAGTGGAGTGACATTGACTGAGACTGCTGGAGATCTTGCAATAGCAGCTGCAATTTGCAGTAG TTTCTTGGAGTTCCCTATTCCCAATAACGTTGCATTTATTGGAGAAATTGGCCTTGGTGGCGAGCTACGCACG GTACCTAGAATGGAGAAAAGAGTAAATACAGTGGCCAAACTGGGATACAAAATGTGTATTGTTCCCAAATCAGCTGAAAAATATCTATCAACTGTAGGTTTTGAGGGGCTAAAAGTCATCGGCTGTTCTAATCTGAGACAAGTCATTGACACTGTCTTCACAAGACAAAATTGA
- the LOC110645730 gene encoding uncharacterized protein LOC110645730 isoform X2 — protein sequence MQILDMKAVRSCCTHKHFFFLNPTRTLRPFSLHHRQFHPTSHRFCAGESALGSHSSITDSDSGETRNGNGTESARQVWSIYGSVSSSINKGDEQEFKPGLSNFSTEFVGTDVERTYGCARKGNLSEGDSVHLDLESSDEEINNLSKENIYSGLKTEKLSDRDKIRMGLVHYSHENEDFLNEKRYGGLKKTDLLKEVGAGKIVGSRKKGKSKIIYVCENCGYEDGQWWGICRECRLAGTMKQFIERDVGSAGKVSGMGVSENAVRSWLPQKVGDAQPLKLKDVNQKMDQLNWRIPLPGLFGSEVARVLGGGLVPGSLILVGGDPGVGKSTLLLQIAAIIAEGQDIGKQTPVVYVSGEESIEQIVNRADRIRIGVEEIFLYSSTDIEDILGKIQPLFPRALIIDSIQTVYIQGVTGSAGGLSQVKECTSALLRFAKKTKIPVLLIGHVTKSGDIAGPRVLEHIVDVVLYLEGEKHSTHRLLRPVKNRFGSTDELGVFEMSQSGLQAVSNPSEIFLSEQYLGSEILVGLAVAVIMDGSRSFLLEIQALCATGSSVSRHVNGVQASRADMIISVSDLRFLRSKLV from the exons ATGCAAATCCTTGACATGAAAGCCGTAAGGTCATGCTGCACACACAAACACTTTTTCTTCTTAAACCCCACAAGAACCCTCAGGCCTTTCTCCCTGCATCACCGTCAATTCCATCCCACCTCCCATCGTTTCTGCGCCGGAGAGTCCGCTCTTGGTTCCCACTCCTCCATAACCGACTCTGATTCTGGCGAGACAAGGAACGGTAATGGTACTGAGAGTGCCCGTCAAGTTTGGAGTATTTATGGTTCAGTCTCGTCGAGCATAAATAAGGGCGATGAGCAAGAATTCAAGCCTGGATTGTCAAATTTCTCAACGGAATTTGTGGGTACCGATGTAGAGAGGACTTATGGGTGCGCGAGAAAGGGAAATTTGAGTGAAGGGGACAGTGTTCATTTGGACTTGGAGAGTTCTGACGAAGAAATAAACAATTTATCGAAGGAAAACATTTATAGCGGTTTGAAGACAGAGAAATTGAGTGATAGAGACAAAATCCGGATGGGGTTAGTGCATTATAGTCATGAAAATGAGGATTTTCTGAACGAAAAGAGGTATGGGGGTTTGAAGAAGACCGATTTGCTCAAGGAAGTGGGAGCTGGGAAGATAGTTGGGAGTAGAAAGAAGGGAAAGAGTAAAATTATTTATGTTTGCGAGAATTGTGGGTATGAAGATGGGCAATGGTGGGGAATCTGTCGAGAATGTCGCCTGGCAGGAACAATGAAGCAGTTTATAGAAAGGGATGTTGGGAGTGCGGGTAAAGTAAGTGGGATGGGGGTTTCTGAAAATGCAGTGCGGTCTTGGCTACCACAGAAAGTTGGTGACGCACAACCGTTGAAGTTGAAAGATGTGAACCAGAAGATGGATCAGTTGAATTGGAGGATTCCTTT GCCTGGACTCTTTGGAAGTGAAGTTGCTAGGGTACTTGGTGGTGGTCTTGTTCCAG GTTCTTTGATTTTGGTTGGTGGTGATCCTGGTGTTGGCAAGAGCACCCTGTTATTGCAG ATTGCTGCAATAATTGCTGAAGGACAAGACATAGGCAAACAAACTCCAGTTGTGTATGTCTCTGGAGAAGAG AGTATTGAGCAAATTGTTAACAGGGCCGACCGCATAAGGATTGGAGTGGAAGAAATATTTTTGTATTCAAGTACTgatattgag GACATATTAGGGAAAATTCAGCCTCTATTCCCCCGTGCTCTAATTATTGATTCAATTCAAACAGTTTATATACAAGGAGTCACTGGAAGTGCTGGAGGATTGTCTCAG GTTAAGGAATGCACATCAGCTTTGCTGCGTTTTGCCAAGAAGACAAAAATACCAGTTCTTTTG atTGGACATGTGACCAAATCTGGAGATATAGCAGGGCCTCGGGTCTTGGAGCACATCGTTGATGTTGTTTTATATTTGGAA GGTGAGAAGCATTCAACTCATCGCTTACTTCGGCCTGTGAAGAATCGCTTTGGATCTACTGATGAG CTTGGAGTATTTGAAATGTCACAATCAGGTCTGCAAGCTGTTTCAAATCCAAGTGAGATATTCTTAAGTGAGCAGTACTTGGGTTCAGAGATTTTAGTTGGGCTAGCTGTTGCAGTAATAATGGATGGATCTCGAAGTTTCCTTCTTGAAattcag GCTTTATGTGCCACTGGTTCATCAGTTTCAAGGCATGTTAATGGGGTACAAGCTAGCAGAGCTGACATGATTATATCAGTGAGTGATTTAAG GTTCTTAAGAAGCAAGCTGGTTTAA
- the LOC131177615 gene encoding ATP-dependent 6-phosphofructokinase 6-like, with protein MDTISSSASLSTPRFRCFDPTNSYHSTTTVNHRPYFLTFSANSTTASTRDCSSKDAMKNSTKYEPKIITGDDGYVLEDVPHLTDHISDLPTYPNPLQDNPSYSVVKQYFVNADDTVAQKIVVQKDSPRGTHFRRAGPRQKVYFESDEVHACIVTCGGLCPGLNTVIRELVCGLYHMYGVNRVLGIEGGYRGFYARNTVSLSPKVVNDIHKRGGTILGTSRGGYDTSKIVDSIQDRGINQVYIIGGDGTQRGASVIFEEIRRRGLKVAVVGIPKTIDNDIPVIDKSFGFDTAVEEAQRAINAAHVEAESFENGIGVVKLMGRYSGFIAMHATLASRDVDCCLIPESPFYLEGPGGLFEFIRKRLKEHGHMVIVIAEGAGQELLCESMRAMDQQDASGNKLLQDVGLWISQKIKDNFANREKMNITLKYIDPTYMIRAIPSNASDNVYCTLLAHSAIHGAMAGYTGFTVGPVNGRHAYIPFHRVTERQNKVVITDRMWARLLSSTNQPSFVDPKQVIKEKDTVDEEPRSQLLNGENHIDTLTTQERV; from the exons ATGGATACCATTTCAAGCTCAGCTTCACTCTCAACTCCGCGGTTCCGGTGCTTCGATCCTACAAACTCTTATCATTCAACAACAACAGTCAATCACAGGCCTTATTTCTTGACCTTCTCTGCAAATTCTACCACCGCTAGTACCAGAGATTGCTCTTCCAAGGACGCCATGAAAAATTCTACAAAATACGAGCCCAAGATCATCACCGGTGACGATGGCTACGTTCTTGAAGACGTTCCTCACTTGACAGATCACATATCTGATCTCCCT ACATATCCCAATCCATTACAAGACAATCCTTCCTATTCAGTTGTCAA GCAGTATTTCGTTAATGCGGATGATACTGTAGCCCAGAAG ATTGTTGTACAGAAAGACAGTCCAAGAGGAACTCACTTTAGACGTGCTGGGCCTCGTCAAAAG GTGTACTTTGAGTCAGATGAAGTGCACGCATGTATTGTAACATGTGGTGGTCTATGCCCTGGTTTAAACACAGTGATTAGAGAATTAGTGTGTGGCTTGTATCACATGTATGGTGTTAACAGAGTTCTTGGGATAGAG GGAGGATACAGAGGCTTTTATGCTAGGAATACAGTCTCCCTGTCACCGAAGGTTGTGAATGATATCCATAAACGTGGTGGCACCATCCTTGGGACGTCTAGAGGAGGCTATGATACCTCCAAGATAGTTGACAGCATCCAGGACAGGGGCATCAATCAG GTTTATATAATTGGAGGAGATGGAACTCAAAGAGGGGCTTCAGTGATTTTTGAG GAAATTAGAAGACGTGGCCTCAAAGTTGCTGTGGTTGGAATTCCAAAGACAATTGACAATGACATTCCG GTTATAGACAAGTCCTTCGGTTTTGATACTGCTGTTGAGGAGGCTCAACGAGCTATTAATGCGGCCCATGTCGAGGCTGAGAGCTTTGAGAATGGTATAGGTGTTGTCAAGTTAATGGGACGGTACAGTG GATTTATAGCAATGCATGCTACTCTTGCCAGCCGAGATGTGGACTGTTGCTTGATTCCAGAATCACCCTTTTACCTTGAAGGCCCTGGTGGACTTTTTGAATTCATTAGAAAAAGACTAAAAGAACATGGGCACATGGTTATTGTAATTGCTGAAGGTGCAGGACAAGAGCTTCTTTGTGAAAGTATGCGTGCCATGGACCAGCAGGATGCTTCAGGAAACAAGTTACTCCAAGATGTTGGTTTGTGGATATCCCAGAAAATTAAA GATAACTTTGCAAACAGGGAAAAGATGAATATAACTCTCAAATACATTG ATCCCACTTACATGATCCGTGCTATTCCAAGCAATGCGTCTGACAATGTGTACTGCACTCTACTAGCTCACAGTGCCATTCATGGTGCAATGGCAGGATATACAGGGTTCACAGTTGGCCCTGTTAATGGAAGACATGCTTACATACCATTTCAT CGGGTGACTGAGAGACAGAACAAGGTTGTAATTACTGATAGAATGTGGGCAAGACTTCTGTCGTCAACAAATCAGCCAAGCTTTGTGGATCCTAaacaagtaattaaagaaaaagacACGGTAGATGAAGAACCACGGAGCCAATTACTAAATGGGGAAAATCACATCGATACGCTGACAACCCAGGAAAGGGTTTAA